In the Pseudolabrys taiwanensis genome, one interval contains:
- a CDS encoding ABC transporter substrate-binding protein yields the protein MHKLALIAGLLVAPGFALAAPMTASDVATLAGPDRQAKLEACAKDEGKVTFYSSLIVNQALRPIASAFHAKYPYIEVGYVRETGGGMMQKLTTEARAGRPVASIIEATGIDAIARQAGLIIPFKTPATDAYPAEYKGTDWVASRMSYFGPSYNTNLVKKEDVPKDWTDLADPKWKGKLVWSSESTGAPLMITALRKAMGEEKAMAFFTALAKNNVASVSVNQRQVVNMVMAGEYAISLDAFLHHPIISAKAGAPVAALPLAPIIATNGSVLFPKNGPQPCSGMLLLDFILSKEGQEIMRDAEYFPARPDVAPLPILDPVLPKRANIKELFLDPAVIAQEQQRSLDIYQQLFR from the coding sequence ATGCACAAGCTCGCTTTGATCGCTGGTCTGCTGGTCGCGCCAGGTTTCGCCCTTGCGGCGCCGATGACCGCGAGCGATGTGGCAACGCTCGCCGGCCCGGACCGTCAGGCCAAGCTCGAGGCCTGCGCGAAGGATGAGGGGAAGGTCACCTTCTATTCGAGTCTGATCGTCAATCAGGCGCTGCGCCCGATCGCTTCCGCGTTTCACGCGAAATATCCCTACATCGAGGTTGGCTACGTCCGCGAAACCGGCGGCGGTATGATGCAGAAGCTGACGACCGAGGCGCGTGCCGGACGCCCGGTCGCGAGCATCATCGAGGCCACCGGTATCGACGCCATTGCCCGCCAGGCCGGCCTCATCATCCCATTCAAGACGCCGGCCACCGATGCCTATCCCGCAGAGTATAAAGGCACGGACTGGGTGGCGAGCCGCATGAGCTATTTCGGCCCGTCCTACAACACGAACCTCGTGAAGAAAGAGGACGTGCCGAAGGACTGGACCGACCTCGCTGATCCGAAGTGGAAAGGCAAGCTGGTATGGAGCTCGGAATCGACCGGCGCGCCTCTGATGATCACAGCCTTGCGTAAGGCGATGGGCGAGGAGAAGGCGATGGCTTTCTTCACGGCGCTCGCCAAGAACAACGTCGCTAGCGTCTCGGTGAACCAGCGCCAAGTCGTGAACATGGTCATGGCAGGCGAGTATGCGATCTCGCTCGACGCCTTCCTGCATCATCCGATCATCAGCGCTAAGGCCGGCGCGCCCGTCGCGGCTTTGCCGCTCGCGCCAATCATCGCCACCAATGGCTCGGTGCTATTCCCCAAAAATGGCCCGCAGCCATGCTCCGGCATGCTGCTGCTCGACTTCATTCTGTCGAAGGAGGGCCAGGAGATCATGCGCGATGCCGAGTACTTCCCGGCCCGGCCGGATGTCGCACCGCTCCCGATCCTCGATCCGGTCCTGCCCAAGCGCGCCAACATCAAGGAGCTGTTCCTCGATCCGGCTGTGATCGCGCAAGAGCAGCAGCGCTCTTTGGACATCTATCAGCAGCTGTTCCGCTGA
- a CDS encoding TonB-dependent receptor, with the protein MTPSPRESGGEATTSERVQLPTIDVQGEGTSSSLQPLGATLPEPTMLRTATQSISVVERRQIEQTNPTSLLDILATVPGVSVARAGGIGGQVYLRGFTTNSFRVPMYVDGDRFRGRNTLQLSYFAPEEIERVEVVRGPASVLYGSEALSGLINIVTRSPKGDPNGPFRFTGGGWSAGYGSAANSFDTYEWAQGAGHGFDVLGGVSGRWGNDYRTPAGTAINSDYRSLGGSFKLGYSPTLDQRIEFTFRKYTETDGRAGGVGGAPGYPYMTVRQSPNEVTMARLAYKGDFDSGLFRHIEASTYINYFDTTLSTVNNTVATRTVTSSSHVMGPLVYGGRVQGTMPFQGPLGEWKTTIGADTFREERPGSEQWSQTVTRNAAGRVTSVTYSGNAKSGPDTSQTNVGAFVLNEWTPFRALTLSAGGRYDWFNTTSDLSPIPAVMVPAFIGRDNVTNTAPTGSFGLVYRVLPMLDLIGNVATSFRQPTNSEMYSASATTVPNPYLEPEKGVTYEGGFNVHTDSGNVKITAYNSRYENFLQTVAVRYQGAAGYTQTQNVAEAEVKGIELEGRWQATPQINVFGSAAYTYGTNLTTGVPLPYIAPFRGRVGVQYVAADASYSVMGVVDWATQKSRIDTSQEYETAAYAVPKIYATLHLGKLVSPTLGDTKLILGLENIFDTAYRDASTFANVSYPQSLTNPLLEVGRNFTVKVQHTF; encoded by the coding sequence GTGACGCCGTCCCCGCGCGAGAGCGGCGGTGAAGCCACGACGTCCGAACGTGTGCAGCTGCCGACGATCGACGTGCAGGGCGAGGGGACGTCGTCGTCGCTGCAGCCGCTCGGCGCGACCTTGCCGGAGCCGACGATGCTTCGCACCGCCACGCAGAGCATCTCTGTCGTCGAGCGTCGTCAGATCGAGCAGACCAACCCGACTTCGTTGCTCGACATTCTCGCAACGGTACCGGGCGTATCCGTCGCACGCGCCGGCGGCATCGGCGGGCAGGTCTACCTGCGCGGCTTCACCACCAACTCATTCCGCGTGCCGATGTACGTCGACGGCGATCGGTTCCGCGGACGCAATACGCTGCAGCTCAGCTACTTCGCGCCGGAGGAGATCGAACGGGTCGAGGTCGTGCGCGGCCCTGCGTCGGTTCTGTACGGCAGCGAGGCTCTCAGCGGCCTCATCAATATCGTGACGCGCTCGCCCAAGGGCGATCCGAACGGCCCGTTCCGCTTCACCGGCGGCGGCTGGTCGGCCGGTTATGGCTCGGCAGCGAATTCGTTCGACACCTACGAATGGGCGCAAGGGGCGGGCCACGGTTTCGATGTGCTCGGCGGCGTCAGCGGCCGCTGGGGCAATGACTACCGGACGCCTGCGGGCACGGCGATCAATAGCGACTATCGCAGCCTCGGCGGGAGCTTCAAGCTCGGCTATTCGCCGACGCTCGATCAGCGCATCGAGTTCACTTTCCGCAAATACACCGAGACTGACGGCCGCGCCGGTGGCGTCGGTGGCGCACCCGGCTATCCGTACATGACCGTTCGGCAGAGCCCGAATGAAGTGACGATGGCGCGGCTTGCCTACAAAGGCGACTTCGACAGCGGCTTGTTCCGGCATATCGAGGCATCGACCTACATCAATTACTTCGACACGACGTTGAGCACCGTCAACAACACCGTTGCGACGCGCACCGTCACGTCGAGCAGCCACGTCATGGGGCCATTGGTTTATGGCGGCAGGGTGCAGGGCACGATGCCATTCCAGGGCCCGCTGGGCGAGTGGAAGACGACGATCGGCGCCGACACGTTCCGCGAGGAGCGCCCGGGCAGCGAGCAGTGGTCGCAGACGGTGACGCGTAACGCGGCCGGCAGGGTCACCAGCGTGACCTATTCCGGCAACGCCAAGTCGGGTCCCGACACGTCGCAGACCAATGTCGGCGCGTTCGTGCTGAACGAGTGGACGCCGTTCCGTGCGCTGACTCTGTCGGCTGGCGGCCGCTATGACTGGTTCAATACGACCAGCGACCTGTCGCCGATCCCGGCGGTGATGGTGCCGGCCTTCATCGGCCGCGACAACGTCACCAATACCGCGCCGACCGGAAGCTTCGGTCTGGTCTATCGGGTGTTGCCGATGCTCGACCTGATCGGCAACGTAGCGACGTCGTTCCGTCAGCCGACCAATTCCGAAATGTACAGCGCGTCGGCGACGACCGTGCCCAATCCGTATCTCGAACCCGAGAAGGGCGTCACGTACGAAGGCGGCTTCAACGTCCATACCGACAGCGGGAACGTGAAGATCACCGCCTATAACAGCCGTTACGAGAACTTCCTGCAAACCGTGGCCGTGCGTTACCAGGGCGCGGCCGGCTACACGCAGACCCAGAACGTCGCCGAAGCGGAGGTCAAAGGCATCGAGCTCGAGGGCCGTTGGCAGGCGACGCCGCAGATCAATGTCTTCGGCAGCGCGGCTTACACCTACGGCACCAACCTCACCACGGGTGTGCCGCTGCCCTACATCGCGCCGTTCCGCGGTCGCGTGGGCGTTCAATATGTCGCGGCGGACGCAAGCTATTCCGTGATGGGTGTCGTCGACTGGGCGACCCAGAAGAGCCGCATCGATACGTCGCAGGAATACGAAACCGCGGCCTATGCCGTGCCGAAGATCTACGCGACGCTGCACCTCGGCAAGCTTGTCTCGCCGACGCTGGGGGATACCAAGCTGATCCTTGGCCTGGAGAACATTTTCGACACGGCCTATCGCGACGCATCGACATTCGCGAATGTCTCGTATCCGCAGTCGTTGACGAACCCGCTCCTCGAAGTTGGCCGCAATTTCACGGTGAAAGTTCAGCATACGTTTTGA
- a CDS encoding ABC transporter permease has protein sequence MSGDASALQLVLTGDPVLFAIVRLSLIVSLTAVLFATLLGVPAGAALALTRFRGREAVIVVLNAAMGLPPVVVGLAVFLLLSRSGPLGTFGLLFTPTAMVIAQTILVAPIIAALARQTIEDLWAEYREELAAMNIGPAGRVATLIWDARFSLVTALLAGFGRAAAEVGAIIVVGGNIDGFTRTMTTAIALETSKGDLPLAIGLGIVLLGIVIAINALAWGARRAGERLAG, from the coding sequence ATGTCCGGGGACGCGTCCGCCTTGCAACTGGTGCTGACCGGCGATCCGGTGCTGTTCGCTATCGTTCGGCTGTCCCTGATCGTCAGCCTGACTGCCGTCCTCTTCGCCACGCTGCTCGGCGTGCCCGCCGGCGCCGCCCTGGCGCTGACTCGCTTTCGCGGCCGCGAGGCCGTCATTGTCGTGCTGAACGCCGCAATGGGCTTGCCACCCGTGGTGGTGGGGCTCGCGGTCTTCCTGCTTCTGTCGCGCTCGGGCCCGCTCGGCACCTTCGGCCTGCTGTTCACGCCGACCGCCATGGTGATCGCCCAGACGATCCTTGTCGCACCCATCATCGCCGCGCTCGCGCGGCAGACGATCGAGGATCTTTGGGCCGAATACCGCGAGGAGCTCGCGGCGATGAATATCGGCCCCGCCGGCCGGGTCGCCACGCTGATCTGGGACGCGCGCTTTTCTTTGGTGACCGCGTTGCTCGCCGGCTTCGGCCGCGCGGCTGCCGAGGTCGGCGCGATCATTGTGGTCGGCGGCAACATCGACGGCTTCACCCGCACCATGACCACCGCCATCGCCCTGGAAACCTCGAAGGGCGACCTGCCACTCGCCATCGGCCTCGGCATCGTGCTGCTCGGCATCGTCATCGCGATCAACGCGCTGGCCTGGGGCGCACGCCGCGCCGGCGAGCGCCTGGCAGGATGA
- a CDS encoding ABC transporter substrate-binding protein: MFLLAPFRNARPTAVAAHVLATAAVIVGASAAHAGEITDQRGRTFTLDKPPHRLIFMPIPAPSTFITIDGDAKKIVGMNSYSATAMRDGIMGKIFPGLSHIKTDVVMNTSDPSSFAPNIESVLALQPDLIFQWATAADNIDALDRLGIPTIGLRVSTNDDFVRYVAIMGQVAGKEQRAATLLQRQNAERERLKKEFGALKPEERPRVLYFNRATNMLRVSGKGTFNDYYIALAGGRNVAGDTSSMSTVTIEQVLTWDPQVILLGNFDDATPADIYADPRWQSIEAVRNRRVYRMPLGGYRWDPPSQESALTWAWLAGLLHPQRDHTDLRAAMRDWYTFLYAHTLTDDEIDAILFMEQNRASAGYERYSRR; this comes from the coding sequence ATGTTTCTCCTTGCACCCTTCCGGAACGCGCGGCCCACGGCGGTTGCTGCACACGTTCTCGCGACGGCGGCGGTCATTGTCGGCGCGAGCGCCGCGCATGCAGGCGAGATCACCGATCAGCGCGGCCGCACTTTCACCTTGGACAAGCCCCCGCACCGTCTGATCTTCATGCCGATTCCGGCGCCGTCGACCTTCATTACCATCGACGGTGACGCCAAGAAGATCGTCGGCATGAACTCGTATTCTGCGACGGCGATGCGCGACGGCATCATGGGCAAGATTTTTCCCGGCTTGTCGCACATCAAGACCGACGTCGTGATGAACACGAGCGACCCGTCAAGCTTCGCGCCGAACATCGAAAGCGTGCTCGCCTTGCAGCCCGATCTGATCTTCCAGTGGGCAACGGCGGCCGACAACATCGACGCCCTCGACCGCTTGGGCATTCCGACAATCGGCCTGCGCGTTTCCACGAACGACGATTTCGTCCGATACGTCGCGATCATGGGCCAGGTCGCCGGCAAGGAGCAGCGCGCGGCGACGCTACTGCAACGGCAGAATGCCGAGCGCGAGCGATTGAAGAAGGAGTTCGGCGCGCTCAAACCGGAAGAGCGGCCCCGCGTCCTCTATTTCAACCGCGCCACCAACATGCTCCGGGTCAGCGGCAAGGGCACCTTCAACGACTATTACATCGCTCTGGCCGGCGGACGGAATGTCGCCGGCGATACTTCGTCGATGAGCACCGTGACGATCGAACAGGTGCTGACCTGGGACCCGCAAGTCATTCTGCTCGGCAACTTCGACGACGCCACGCCAGCCGACATTTACGCCGACCCGCGCTGGCAGAGCATCGAGGCCGTCAGGAATCGCCGCGTCTATCGCATGCCGTTGGGCGGCTATCGCTGGGATCCGCCGAGTCAGGAATCGGCTTTGACCTGGGCATGGCTGGCGGGCCTGCTGCATCCACAACGGGACCATACCGACCTTCGGGCGGCCATGCGTGACTGGTACACGTTTCTCTATGCGCACACGCTGACCGACGACGAGATCGACGCCATTCTGTTCATGGAGCAGAACCGCGCGTCCGCCGGCTACGAGCGTTACAGCAGACGATGA
- a CDS encoding avidin/streptavidin family protein, with translation MSREKALARALPGSVVVVNFAAAWKNELGAELVITPSDFELSGEYRSAVSSSGSQAKRQ, from the coding sequence ATGAGCCGAGAAAAGGCTCTTGCTCGGGCGCTGCCTGGAAGTGTGGTCGTCGTGAATTTTGCCGCCGCCTGGAAAAACGAACTCGGCGCTGAGCTGGTAATCACTCCGTCCGACTTTGAGTTATCCGGCGAATATCGAAGCGCGGTCAGCTCTTCGGGTAGCCAAGCCAAAAGACAGTAA
- a CDS encoding ABC transporter ATP-binding protein: MITVDKAGHWFRPEHWLFRDLSFALAPGKITAVLGPNGTGKTTLLRALCGTLALREGSVSADAAIGYVPQALNAGHAYSALDMVLLGRARYLGRFGVPRQADAERAFECLSEVGLAHIATQRYDRLSGGQRQLVLLARALATDCRVLVLDEPASALDLANQGVVLRLVRQLADRRELAVLFTTHHPDHALGVADEALLMLRDARHIHGPIENALTEANLSELYGVPVRRVDAIATDEVATAFVPLYGLRRAASRAEAS, from the coding sequence ATGATCACGGTCGACAAGGCCGGCCACTGGTTCCGGCCGGAGCATTGGCTGTTCCGCGATCTGTCATTCGCACTGGCCCCGGGCAAGATCACCGCCGTGCTTGGCCCGAACGGCACGGGCAAGACGACATTGCTAAGAGCCCTCTGCGGCACGCTCGCCTTACGTGAAGGCAGCGTCAGCGCCGATGCAGCGATCGGCTACGTACCGCAGGCGCTCAACGCCGGTCACGCTTATAGTGCGCTCGACATGGTGCTGCTCGGTCGCGCCCGCTATCTCGGGCGCTTCGGCGTGCCGCGCCAGGCCGATGCAGAGCGCGCCTTCGAATGCCTTTCAGAGGTCGGCCTCGCTCACATCGCGACGCAACGCTACGACCGCTTGAGCGGCGGCCAGCGGCAGTTGGTGTTGCTCGCCCGCGCGCTCGCCACCGATTGCCGGGTTCTCGTGCTCGACGAGCCGGCGTCCGCGCTCGATCTCGCGAACCAGGGCGTCGTCTTGCGGCTCGTGCGCCAGCTTGCCGACCGGCGCGAGCTTGCCGTGTTGTTCACGACACACCATCCCGACCATGCGCTCGGTGTCGCCGATGAGGCGCTGTTGATGCTGCGCGATGCGCGCCACATCCACGGCCCGATCGAGAACGCGCTGACCGAGGCGAACCTGTCTGAGCTGTATGGCGTGCCGGTGCGTCGCGTCGACGCCATCGCCACCGACGAAGTGGCAACGGCCTTCGTCCCGCTCTACGGTCTACGCCGCGCGGCATCGCGCGCCGAAGCCTCCTAA
- a CDS encoding FecCD family ABC transporter permease, producing the protein MPALYTGLGVALLATLLWSIASGRFAVPFAKVIAILAAHVVERAPSWTPTEAIVVNVVRLPRVLTAAIAGASLSLCGAVLQGLFRNPLVGPQTIGISSGAALGGVTVILLAGFGTLVPIGAFAGAAAALLAVLALQRSDSVSPVLTLVLAGVVVSAFCGALVGIVTYIADPESKLPDIVYWLLGSFASATWPKLLLIAGWTVLASAVMLGMRWRINVLSLGDEDAKTLGVNPNRDRLLLLTAACVAISAQVAVSGTISWVGLVVPNLARLLVGADHRRLLPVSALIGAIFLVVADTLARNLTAAEIPVGIVTAVVGTPIFAVLLRQATRSSAA; encoded by the coding sequence ATGCCGGCCCTGTACACGGGCCTGGGGGTGGCGCTACTTGCAACGCTGCTGTGGAGCATCGCCTCGGGACGCTTCGCGGTACCCTTCGCCAAGGTAATCGCGATCCTCGCAGCCCATGTCGTCGAGCGTGCGCCATCGTGGACCCCGACCGAGGCAATCGTCGTCAACGTCGTGCGACTGCCGCGAGTCCTGACGGCGGCGATCGCCGGCGCCAGCCTGTCGTTATGCGGCGCCGTGCTACAGGGCCTATTCCGCAATCCGCTGGTCGGGCCGCAAACCATCGGCATCTCGTCCGGCGCGGCGCTCGGCGGCGTGACGGTGATCCTCCTCGCCGGCTTCGGCACGCTCGTTCCCATCGGCGCATTTGCCGGCGCCGCGGCCGCGCTGCTGGCGGTGCTCGCGCTTCAGCGCAGCGACAGCGTGTCGCCGGTGCTGACGCTGGTGCTCGCCGGCGTCGTGGTCAGCGCCTTCTGCGGCGCGCTAGTCGGCATCGTCACCTATATCGCCGATCCGGAAAGCAAACTGCCCGATATCGTGTACTGGCTGCTCGGCAGCTTCGCTTCGGCGACATGGCCGAAACTGCTGCTGATCGCGGGCTGGACCGTATTGGCGTCGGCCGTGATGCTCGGCATGCGCTGGCGCATCAATGTGCTGTCGCTCGGCGACGAAGATGCCAAGACGCTCGGCGTCAATCCCAATCGCGACCGCCTCCTGCTGCTGACCGCCGCGTGCGTGGCGATCTCGGCGCAGGTCGCCGTCAGCGGCACCATCAGCTGGGTGGGCCTGGTAGTGCCGAACCTTGCGCGCTTGCTGGTCGGCGCCGACCATCGCCGTCTGCTGCCGGTCTCGGCGCTCATCGGTGCAATTTTTCTCGTCGTCGCCGATACGCTGGCGCGTAACCTGACCGCCGCCGAAATTCCCGTCGGCATTGTCACCGCGGTCGTCGGCACGCCGATCTTCGCCGTGCTGCTGCGGCAAGCGACACGGAGCAGCGCCGCATGA
- a CDS encoding ATP-binding cassette domain-containing protein → MRAPVSDLPLMLAGAKVRAGDTTILDVDLTFNAGAPTILIGPNGSGKTTLLRVAMGLIPLDSGRVTWGGRDIAQPDRRAIVFQRPVMLRRSAAGNLRYALAAAGVPRGQHAARIADLLALVGLDALADRPARRLSGGEQQRLALARALARDPDLLLLDEPTASLDPAATKQIEDLVAAIAARGVKVVMSTHDLGQARRLAGDIILMHRGRVVERASAQDFFTAPKTNEAHRFIAGELLV, encoded by the coding sequence ATGCGCGCGCCCGTATCGGACCTGCCCCTGATGCTTGCCGGCGCCAAAGTGCGCGCTGGCGACACGACCATCCTCGACGTCGATCTGACATTCAATGCCGGCGCGCCGACCATCCTCATCGGACCTAACGGTTCGGGCAAGACGACGCTCCTGCGCGTCGCGATGGGGCTCATCCCGCTCGATAGCGGTCGCGTCACCTGGGGCGGCCGCGACATCGCGCAGCCGGACCGCCGCGCGATCGTTTTCCAGCGCCCCGTGATGCTCCGGCGCAGCGCCGCCGGCAATCTGCGCTACGCCCTGGCAGCCGCCGGCGTCCCGCGCGGCCAACATGCGGCCCGCATCGCCGACCTGCTGGCGCTTGTCGGGCTCGATGCGCTTGCCGATCGCCCCGCGCGCCGTTTGTCCGGCGGTGAACAGCAAAGGCTGGCGCTCGCCCGGGCGCTTGCCCGCGATCCCGATCTGTTGCTTCTCGACGAGCCGACGGCCTCACTCGATCCCGCCGCAACAAAGCAGATCGAGGACCTCGTCGCCGCCATCGCCGCGCGCGGCGTGAAGGTGGTGATGTCGACCCACGATCTCGGTCAGGCGCGCCGCCTTGCCGGCGACATCATCCTGATGCATCGCGGACGCGTTGTGGAACGAGCCTCGGCGCAGGATTTCTTCACTGCGCCCAAGACGAACGAGGCGCACCGGTTCATCGCCGGCGAGTTGTTGGTGTAA
- a CDS encoding YciI family protein: MLYIIYQEDRPDGAAIRAATRDEHFAYLDKHEDILVLGGALLGDDDKNTRIGSVLIVNVPNRAAAEAFSENEPFRKAGLFSSVKVTRMRRGQWNPAAAPKTAEGN, encoded by the coding sequence ATGCTCTACATCATCTATCAAGAAGACCGTCCCGATGGCGCTGCGATCCGCGCGGCGACCCGCGACGAACATTTCGCCTATCTCGATAAGCACGAAGACATCCTCGTTCTTGGGGGCGCACTCCTCGGCGACGATGACAAGAACACGCGTATCGGTAGTGTTTTGATCGTCAACGTTCCCAATCGTGCGGCGGCGGAGGCTTTTTCGGAGAACGAGCCGTTCCGCAAGGCGGGGTTGTTCAGCTCGGTGAAGGTCACGCGCATGCGCCGCGGCCAGTGGAATCCGGCGGCAGCCCCCAAGACCGCCGAAGGCAATTGA
- a CDS encoding ABC transporter permease translates to MSAVRFALIGVLLLILLPLIGFLVFTSLHQSQIDGSYGPATVKFFVGLLNSARFFENAANTLLYAFGTAVVAIVLGTIQAWLAERTDAYGRSLLYLVAILSLSIPYVLYTVGWLLFLGRAGPVNALLQAITGSATPVLNVYTMTGQIVIEGLLWTPVAFLLLAAVFRNADASLEEASLMSGASIGQTMRNISLRLAVPAILALALLVFIRAIESFEVPALVGMPGRFYVLTTDVFLQIYAITPPNYGQAAALSVILVGCVTVLLWFYSRLSRHAYRYRTVTGKGFRPRKVSLGRWRYLATAMIILNGIIIIGLPVFMLAWAALLPFYQPVSLAAVSQFSFKFFGLVFTSGTFRDTLQNTILLGVGTASVVTAVSALGGWFIARRHSGAWLLDQLASASLAFPAIVLGLGFLTLFLAAPVSLYGTVTSLVIASAIACLPYGIRYGTVGVSQLHPELEEASRASGAGEATTFLRVVVPLIAPSLVACWLLVFLLAVRAVSMPLILAGPDNSVVASALFDLWKDGQTGELAAMGLVWTAGMTALSLAFFGLARRFGTSLQ, encoded by the coding sequence ATGAGCGCCGTTCGGTTCGCGCTGATCGGCGTTCTGCTGCTCATCCTGCTGCCGCTGATCGGCTTTCTCGTCTTCACCAGCCTGCATCAGAGCCAGATCGACGGCAGCTACGGCCCCGCGACGGTCAAATTTTTCGTCGGGCTGCTGAACAGCGCGCGGTTCTTCGAGAACGCAGCGAACACGCTCCTCTATGCCTTCGGCACCGCGGTCGTGGCCATCGTTCTCGGCACGATCCAGGCTTGGCTCGCAGAACGAACTGACGCTTATGGCCGTTCGCTACTTTACCTGGTCGCCATTCTGTCGCTGAGCATTCCCTACGTGCTCTACACCGTCGGTTGGCTTCTGTTTCTCGGGCGCGCCGGGCCGGTGAACGCTTTGCTCCAGGCCATCACCGGCTCGGCTACGCCGGTCCTCAACGTCTATACGATGACCGGCCAGATCGTGATCGAAGGCTTGCTCTGGACGCCGGTCGCGTTTTTGCTGCTGGCTGCGGTGTTCCGCAACGCCGATGCCTCGCTCGAGGAAGCCAGCTTGATGAGCGGCGCGTCGATCGGCCAGACGATGCGCAATATCAGCCTGCGCCTCGCGGTACCGGCGATCCTGGCGCTTGCCCTGCTGGTCTTCATCCGCGCCATCGAGTCGTTCGAGGTGCCGGCGCTGGTCGGCATGCCCGGACGCTTCTACGTTCTCACGACCGACGTCTTCCTGCAAATCTATGCGATAACGCCGCCCAATTACGGACAGGCGGCAGCGCTGTCCGTCATTCTTGTCGGCTGCGTGACGGTATTGCTGTGGTTCTATTCACGCCTCTCCCGCCACGCCTATCGCTATCGCACCGTGACGGGCAAGGGCTTCCGGCCGCGCAAGGTTTCGCTCGGCCGTTGGCGCTATCTCGCCACCGCCATGATCATCCTCAACGGCATCATCATCATCGGGCTGCCAGTGTTCATGCTTGCGTGGGCAGCATTGCTGCCGTTCTATCAACCGGTGAGCTTGGCAGCCGTCTCGCAGTTCTCGTTCAAATTCTTCGGCTTGGTATTCACGTCAGGTACGTTCCGCGATACCCTGCAAAATACCATTCTTCTCGGTGTCGGGACGGCGAGTGTCGTCACGGCGGTCAGCGCTCTGGGCGGCTGGTTCATCGCCCGCCGTCATTCCGGTGCCTGGCTGCTCGACCAACTGGCTTCCGCCTCGCTCGCTTTTCCGGCGATCGTTCTTGGCCTCGGCTTCCTGACGCTGTTCCTGGCCGCGCCGGTGTCGCTCTATGGCACCGTCACCTCGCTGGTCATTGCATCGGCCATCGCCTGCCTGCCTTACGGCATCCGTTATGGCACGGTCGGCGTCTCGCAGCTTCACCCCGAGCTCGAGGAAGCATCCCGCGCGAGTGGCGCCGGCGAAGCGACGACCTTCCTGAGGGTGGTTGTGCCGCTGATCGCGCCGTCTCTCGTCGCGTGTTGGCTGCTGGTGTTTCTGCTGGCCGTGCGCGCGGTTTCGATGCCGCTGATCCTCGCCGGCCCGGACAACTCGGTGGTGGCGTCGGCGCTGTTCGACCTCTGGAAGGATGGGCAGACCGGCGAACTCGCCGCCATGGGGCTCGTCTGGACCGCGGGCATGACCGCGCTGAGCTTGGCATTTTTCGGCCTTGCACGGCGATTTGGCACGTCGCTTCAATAG